A genome region from Fimbriimonadaceae bacterium includes the following:
- a CDS encoding restriction endonuclease subunit S has protein sequence MDSDLKTWTEASLYSFCNPKQWPTIPQNAFTENGYPVYGANGKIGFYNEFNHEKPTVLITCRGATCGAINVCEAKSYVTGNSMALDDLDEARVDLKFLVYALRNHGLGKAITGTAQPQITRESLTSVKVPLPPLNQQRRIAAIMDKADELRAKRRTAIAKLDRLTQSIFLDMFGDPIANTRSWDLRPLNDLGAVERGVSKHRPRNAPELLGGPYPFVQTGDVANCDGYIRTYSATYSDIGLRQSRLWPAGTLCITIAANIAKTGILTFDACFPDSVVGFRAEERATVEFVRLWLSFLQKILEKKAPESAQKNINLEILRALEVPNPGIELQRKFTRRIDAIERCKIVGRRAIHEYNMLFASLQHRAFRGEL, from the coding sequence GTGGATAGTGACCTCAAAACGTGGACCGAGGCTTCGCTCTACAGTTTCTGCAATCCGAAGCAGTGGCCCACTATTCCTCAAAATGCATTTACGGAAAATGGCTATCCGGTCTACGGCGCGAACGGGAAAATAGGTTTTTACAATGAGTTTAATCATGAGAAGCCGACGGTTTTGATTACATGTCGTGGAGCAACCTGTGGAGCGATTAATGTGTGTGAGGCAAAATCGTATGTCACTGGCAATTCGATGGCTCTCGACGATCTCGACGAAGCTCGGGTTGATCTGAAATTCTTGGTTTACGCACTACGCAATCATGGCCTTGGTAAGGCAATTACGGGAACGGCACAGCCTCAAATAACACGAGAAAGTTTGACCAGTGTCAAAGTTCCTCTTCCGCCGTTAAATCAACAGCGGCGGATAGCGGCGATCATGGACAAGGCGGACGAGCTGCGGGCCAAACGCCGAACCGCCATCGCCAAGCTCGACCGCCTCACCCAATCCATCTTCCTCGACATGTTCGGCGATCCCATCGCCAACACTCGCTCGTGGGACCTCAGGCCGCTCAATGACTTGGGAGCCGTTGAGCGCGGAGTCTCCAAGCACCGCCCTCGGAATGCGCCTGAGTTGTTAGGTGGGCCGTACCCATTTGTTCAGACCGGTGACGTTGCGAACTGCGATGGATATATTCGCACCTATTCAGCTACATACTCAGATATCGGTCTACGACAAAGCAGACTATGGCCAGCTGGCACACTGTGTATCACGATTGCAGCGAATATCGCCAAGACAGGCATTCTTACTTTCGATGCCTGTTTTCCCGATAGTGTGGTGGGATTCAGAGCTGAAGAGAGGGCGACCGTTGAGTTTGTACGGCTGTGGCTCTCGTTCTTACAAAAAATCCTGGAAAAAAAGGCGCCAGAGTCCGCTCAGAAGAACATCAATCTAGAGATTTTGAGAGCTTTAGAGGTTCCAAATCCAGGCATTGAGCTTCAGCGAAAGTTTACTCGTCGGATCGACGCCATCGAACGCTGCAAGATCGTGGGGCGTCGTGCCATTCATGAGTACAACATGCTCTTCGCCTCCCTCCAGCACCGCGCCTTTCGGGGAGAACTGTAG